A region from the Drosophila ananassae strain 14024-0371.13 chromosome 2L, ASM1763931v2, whole genome shotgun sequence genome encodes:
- the LOC6499854 gene encoding fasciclin-1 isoform X9, which translates to MFAKAALLMVLLCAASAATAADLADRLRDDSELSQFYSLLESNAIANSTLSLRSCTIFVPTNEAFQRYKSKTAHVLYHITTAAYSQQNLPNTISSDMDGNPPLYITKNSNGDIFVNNARIIPSLTVETNSGGKRQVMHIIDEVLEPLTAKSGDSDPISNPDALKFLQQAEQLNLDNFNVRTYRNQVTLAKKESVFKSPGTHTFLLPVDEGFKLSARSSLVDAKVIDGHMIPNTVIFTAAAQHDDPKTSAAFEDLLKVTVSFFKQKNGKMYVKSNTIVGDSKHREGVVLAEIVKANIPVRNGVVHLIHRPLMIIDTTVTQFLQENSENGALRKFYEVIMDNGGAVLDDINNLSEVTILAPSNEAWNSSKINNLLADRKKLRQILNMHIIKDRLNVEKIRQKNANLIAQVPTVNNNTFLYFNVRGEGSDAVITVEGGGVNATVIQADVAQTNGYVHIIDHVLGVPYTTVLGKLESDPMMSDTYKMGEFSHFNDQLNNTQRLFTYFVPRDKGWQKTELDYPSAHKKLFMPDFSYHSKSILERHLAIADRVYTMKDLVQYSQESGSVILPTFRDSLKIRVEEENGHLHDEYASHEWTGYVITWNHKKINVYRPDVECTNGIIHVIDYPILEEKDVVVSGGSYLTESTICITLANLIMITVAKLLN; encoded by the exons ATGTTCGCCAAAGCAGCGCTGCTAATGGTGCTGCTCTGCGCCGCGAGCGCAGCCACCGCCGCCGACCTGGCGGACAGATTGCGCGATGACTCGGAACTCTCGCAG TTCTACAGCCTGTTGGAAAGCAATGCCATCGCCAACTCGACGCTCTCGCTGCGCAGCTGCACGATCTTTGTGCCCACCAATGAAGCCTTCCAGCGCTACAAGAGCAAAACTGCCCATGTGCTCTACCACATCA CAACTGCGGCGTACAGCCAACAGAATCTGCCCAACACCATTTCATCGGACATGGACGGCAATCCGCCACTCTACATCACAAAGAACTCCAATGGCGACATCTTTGTGAACAATGCCCGGATCATTCCCTCGCTGACCGTAGAGACGAACAGCGGTGGAAAGCGCCAG GTCATGCACATCATTGATGAGGTGCTGGAGCCGCTAACTGCCAAGTCTGGCGACTCGGACCCCATCAGCAATCCGGATGCCCTGAAGTTCCTGCAGCAGGCCGAGCAGCTCAACCTGGACAACTTCAATGTGCGCACTTATCGCAACCAAGTGACACTGGCCAAGAAGGAGTCTGTCTTCAAGTCTCCCGGAACGCACACCTTCCTCCTTCCCGTCGACGAGGGCTTCAAG CTCTCGGCTCGCAGCAGCTTGGTGGATGCTAAGGTCATCGATGGCCATATGATTCCAAACACTGTCATCTTCACTGCCGCCGCTCAGCACGACGATCCTAAGACTTCCGCCGCATTTGAGGATCTCCTCAAGGTTACCGTCAGCTTTTTCAAGCAAAAGAACGGAAAAA TGTACGTCAAGTCCAACACGATTGTGGGTGATAGTAAGCACCGGGAGGGAGTCGTCCTGGCCGAGATCGTCAAGGCCAACATTCCAGTGCGCAACGGAGTCGTCCATCTCATCCACCGCCCGCTGATGATCATCGATACGACGGTTACCCAATTCTTGCAG GAGAACTCCGAGAATGGGGCGCTGCGCAAGTTCTACGAAGTAATCATGGACAACGGAGGAGCAGTCCTAGACGACATCAACAACCTATCCGAGGTGACCATTCTGGCCCCCAGCAATGAGGCTTGGAACTCATCCAAAATTAACAATCTTCTGGC AGATCGCAAAAAGTTGAGGCAAATCTTGAACATGCACATCATCAAGGACCGCTTGAACGTGGAAAAGATCCGGCAGAAGAATGCCAACTTG ATTGCCCAGGTACCCACAGTGAACAACAACACTTTCCTGTACTTCAACGTCCGCGGCGAGGGATCGGATGCCGTCATCACGGTCGAGGGTGGCGGTGTCAATGCCACCGTTATCCAAGCTGACGTGGCCCAGACCAATGGCTATGTCCACATCATCGATCATGTTTTGGGTGTGCCATACACCACTGTACTTGGAAAACTGGAGTCCGATCCCATGATGAG TGACACCTACAAGATGGGCGAGTTCTCGCACTTTAACGACCAGCTGAACAACACCCAGCGTCTCTTCACCTACTTCGTGCCCCGGGACAAGGGCTGGCAGAAGACCGAGCTGGATTACCCCTCCGCCCATAAGAAGCTCTTCATGCCCGACTTTTCCTATCAT TCCAAGTCCATTCTGGAGAGGCACTTGGCCATTGCAGATCGCGTTTACACCATGAAGGATCTGGTCCAATACTCACAGGAGAGCGGCAGCGTTATCCTGCCCACTTTCCGCGACTCGCTAAAAATTCGCGTGGAGGAGGAGAATGGAC ATCTACATGATGAGTATGCTAGTCACGAATGGACTG GCTATGTGATTACCTGGAACCACAAGAAGATCAACGTCTACCGGCCGGATGTGGAGTGCACCAACGGAATCATACACGTCATCGACTATCCGATCCTCGAGGAGAAGGACGTGGTCGTCAGCGGAGGTAGCTATCTGACAGAATCAACCATTTGCATCACCTTGGCCAACCTCATAATGATAACAGTAGCAAAGCTCTTGAACTAA
- the LOC6499854 gene encoding fasciclin-1 isoform X3, with translation MFAKAALLMVLLCAASAATAADLADRLRDDSELSQSTAKSLRRLMPVRFYSLLESNAIANSTLSLRSCTIFVPTNEAFQRYKSKTAHVLYHITTAAYSQQNLPNTISSDMDGNPPLYITKNSNGDIFVNNARIIPSLTVETNSGGKRQVMHIIDEVLEPLTAKSGDSDPISNPDALKFLQQAEQLNLDNFNVRTYRNQVTLAKKESVFKSPGTHTFLLPVDEGFKLSARSSLVDAKVIDGHMIPNTVIFTAAAQHDDPKTSAAFEDLLKVTVSFFKQKNGKMYVKSNTIVGDSKHREGVVLAEIVKANIPVRNGVVHLIHRPLMIIDTTVTQFLQFMNENSENGALRKFYEVIMDNGGAVLDDINNLSEVTILAPSNEAWNSSKINNLLADRKKLRQILNMHIIKDRLNVEKIRQKNANLIAQVPTVNNNTFLYFNVRGEGSDAVITVEGGGVNATVIQADVAQTNGYVHIIDHVLGVPYTTVLGKLESDPMMSDTYKMGEFSHFNDQLNNTQRLFTYFVPRDKGWQKTELDYPSAHKKLFMPDFSYHSKSILERHLAIADRVYTMKDLVQYSQESGSVILPTFRDSLKIRVEEENGHLHDEYASHEWTGYVITWNHKKINVYRPDVECTNGIIHVIDYPILEEKDVVVSGGSYLTESTICITLANLIMITVAKLLN, from the exons ATGTTCGCCAAAGCAGCGCTGCTAATGGTGCTGCTCTGCGCCGCGAGCGCAGCCACCGCCGCCGACCTGGCGGACAGATTGCGCGATGACTCGGAACTCTCGCAG AGCACTGCCAAATCCTTGAGGCGTCTAATGCCAGTCAGG TTCTACAGCCTGTTGGAAAGCAATGCCATCGCCAACTCGACGCTCTCGCTGCGCAGCTGCACGATCTTTGTGCCCACCAATGAAGCCTTCCAGCGCTACAAGAGCAAAACTGCCCATGTGCTCTACCACATCA CAACTGCGGCGTACAGCCAACAGAATCTGCCCAACACCATTTCATCGGACATGGACGGCAATCCGCCACTCTACATCACAAAGAACTCCAATGGCGACATCTTTGTGAACAATGCCCGGATCATTCCCTCGCTGACCGTAGAGACGAACAGCGGTGGAAAGCGCCAG GTCATGCACATCATTGATGAGGTGCTGGAGCCGCTAACTGCCAAGTCTGGCGACTCGGACCCCATCAGCAATCCGGATGCCCTGAAGTTCCTGCAGCAGGCCGAGCAGCTCAACCTGGACAACTTCAATGTGCGCACTTATCGCAACCAAGTGACACTGGCCAAGAAGGAGTCTGTCTTCAAGTCTCCCGGAACGCACACCTTCCTCCTTCCCGTCGACGAGGGCTTCAAG CTCTCGGCTCGCAGCAGCTTGGTGGATGCTAAGGTCATCGATGGCCATATGATTCCAAACACTGTCATCTTCACTGCCGCCGCTCAGCACGACGATCCTAAGACTTCCGCCGCATTTGAGGATCTCCTCAAGGTTACCGTCAGCTTTTTCAAGCAAAAGAACGGAAAAA TGTACGTCAAGTCCAACACGATTGTGGGTGATAGTAAGCACCGGGAGGGAGTCGTCCTGGCCGAGATCGTCAAGGCCAACATTCCAGTGCGCAACGGAGTCGTCCATCTCATCCACCGCCCGCTGATGATCATCGATACGACGGTTACCCAATTCTTGCAG TTCATGAAC GAGAACTCCGAGAATGGGGCGCTGCGCAAGTTCTACGAAGTAATCATGGACAACGGAGGAGCAGTCCTAGACGACATCAACAACCTATCCGAGGTGACCATTCTGGCCCCCAGCAATGAGGCTTGGAACTCATCCAAAATTAACAATCTTCTGGC AGATCGCAAAAAGTTGAGGCAAATCTTGAACATGCACATCATCAAGGACCGCTTGAACGTGGAAAAGATCCGGCAGAAGAATGCCAACTTG ATTGCCCAGGTACCCACAGTGAACAACAACACTTTCCTGTACTTCAACGTCCGCGGCGAGGGATCGGATGCCGTCATCACGGTCGAGGGTGGCGGTGTCAATGCCACCGTTATCCAAGCTGACGTGGCCCAGACCAATGGCTATGTCCACATCATCGATCATGTTTTGGGTGTGCCATACACCACTGTACTTGGAAAACTGGAGTCCGATCCCATGATGAG TGACACCTACAAGATGGGCGAGTTCTCGCACTTTAACGACCAGCTGAACAACACCCAGCGTCTCTTCACCTACTTCGTGCCCCGGGACAAGGGCTGGCAGAAGACCGAGCTGGATTACCCCTCCGCCCATAAGAAGCTCTTCATGCCCGACTTTTCCTATCAT TCCAAGTCCATTCTGGAGAGGCACTTGGCCATTGCAGATCGCGTTTACACCATGAAGGATCTGGTCCAATACTCACAGGAGAGCGGCAGCGTTATCCTGCCCACTTTCCGCGACTCGCTAAAAATTCGCGTGGAGGAGGAGAATGGAC ATCTACATGATGAGTATGCTAGTCACGAATGGACTG GCTATGTGATTACCTGGAACCACAAGAAGATCAACGTCTACCGGCCGGATGTGGAGTGCACCAACGGAATCATACACGTCATCGACTATCCGATCCTCGAGGAGAAGGACGTGGTCGTCAGCGGAGGTAGCTATCTGACAGAATCAACCATTTGCATCACCTTGGCCAACCTCATAATGATAACAGTAGCAAAGCTCTTGAACTAA
- the LOC6499854 gene encoding fasciclin-1 isoform X7 produces MFAKAALLMVLLCAASAATAADLADRLRDDSELSQFYSLLESNAIANSTLSLRSCTIFVPTNEAFQRYKSKTAHVLYHITTAAYSQQNLPNTISSDMDGNPPLYITKNSNGDIFVNNARIIPSLTVETNSGGKRQVMHIIDEVLEPLTAKSGDSDPISNPDALKFLQQAEQLNLDNFNVRTYRNQVTLAKKESVFKSPGTHTFLLPVDEGFKLSARSSLVDAKVIDGHMIPNTVIFTAAAQHDDPKTSAAFEDLLKVTVSFFKQKNGKMYVKSNTIVGDSKHREGVVLAEIVKANIPVRNGVVHLIHRPLMIIDTTVTQFLQKNFGCNSFKFMNENSENGALRKFYEVIMDNGGAVLDDINNLSEVTILAPSNEAWNSSKINNLLADRKKLRQILNMHIIKDRLNVEKIRQKNANLIAQVPTVNNNTFLYFNVRGEGSDAVITVEGGGVNATVIQADVAQTNGYVHIIDHVLGVPYTTVLGKLESDPMMSDTYKMGEFSHFNDQLNNTQRLFTYFVPRDKGWQKTELDYPSAHKKLFMPDFSYHSKSILERHLAIADRVYTMKDLVQYSQESGSVILPTFRDSLKIRVEEENGHLHDEYASHEWTGYVITWNHKKINVYRPDVECTNGIIHVIDYPILEEKDVVVSGGSYLTESTICITLANLIMITVAKLLN; encoded by the exons ATGTTCGCCAAAGCAGCGCTGCTAATGGTGCTGCTCTGCGCCGCGAGCGCAGCCACCGCCGCCGACCTGGCGGACAGATTGCGCGATGACTCGGAACTCTCGCAG TTCTACAGCCTGTTGGAAAGCAATGCCATCGCCAACTCGACGCTCTCGCTGCGCAGCTGCACGATCTTTGTGCCCACCAATGAAGCCTTCCAGCGCTACAAGAGCAAAACTGCCCATGTGCTCTACCACATCA CAACTGCGGCGTACAGCCAACAGAATCTGCCCAACACCATTTCATCGGACATGGACGGCAATCCGCCACTCTACATCACAAAGAACTCCAATGGCGACATCTTTGTGAACAATGCCCGGATCATTCCCTCGCTGACCGTAGAGACGAACAGCGGTGGAAAGCGCCAG GTCATGCACATCATTGATGAGGTGCTGGAGCCGCTAACTGCCAAGTCTGGCGACTCGGACCCCATCAGCAATCCGGATGCCCTGAAGTTCCTGCAGCAGGCCGAGCAGCTCAACCTGGACAACTTCAATGTGCGCACTTATCGCAACCAAGTGACACTGGCCAAGAAGGAGTCTGTCTTCAAGTCTCCCGGAACGCACACCTTCCTCCTTCCCGTCGACGAGGGCTTCAAG CTCTCGGCTCGCAGCAGCTTGGTGGATGCTAAGGTCATCGATGGCCATATGATTCCAAACACTGTCATCTTCACTGCCGCCGCTCAGCACGACGATCCTAAGACTTCCGCCGCATTTGAGGATCTCCTCAAGGTTACCGTCAGCTTTTTCAAGCAAAAGAACGGAAAAA TGTACGTCAAGTCCAACACGATTGTGGGTGATAGTAAGCACCGGGAGGGAGTCGTCCTGGCCGAGATCGTCAAGGCCAACATTCCAGTGCGCAACGGAGTCGTCCATCTCATCCACCGCCCGCTGATGATCATCGATACGACGGTTACCCAATTCTTGCAG aaaaattttgggtGTAAT TCGTTCAAG TTCATGAAC GAGAACTCCGAGAATGGGGCGCTGCGCAAGTTCTACGAAGTAATCATGGACAACGGAGGAGCAGTCCTAGACGACATCAACAACCTATCCGAGGTGACCATTCTGGCCCCCAGCAATGAGGCTTGGAACTCATCCAAAATTAACAATCTTCTGGC AGATCGCAAAAAGTTGAGGCAAATCTTGAACATGCACATCATCAAGGACCGCTTGAACGTGGAAAAGATCCGGCAGAAGAATGCCAACTTG ATTGCCCAGGTACCCACAGTGAACAACAACACTTTCCTGTACTTCAACGTCCGCGGCGAGGGATCGGATGCCGTCATCACGGTCGAGGGTGGCGGTGTCAATGCCACCGTTATCCAAGCTGACGTGGCCCAGACCAATGGCTATGTCCACATCATCGATCATGTTTTGGGTGTGCCATACACCACTGTACTTGGAAAACTGGAGTCCGATCCCATGATGAG TGACACCTACAAGATGGGCGAGTTCTCGCACTTTAACGACCAGCTGAACAACACCCAGCGTCTCTTCACCTACTTCGTGCCCCGGGACAAGGGCTGGCAGAAGACCGAGCTGGATTACCCCTCCGCCCATAAGAAGCTCTTCATGCCCGACTTTTCCTATCAT TCCAAGTCCATTCTGGAGAGGCACTTGGCCATTGCAGATCGCGTTTACACCATGAAGGATCTGGTCCAATACTCACAGGAGAGCGGCAGCGTTATCCTGCCCACTTTCCGCGACTCGCTAAAAATTCGCGTGGAGGAGGAGAATGGAC ATCTACATGATGAGTATGCTAGTCACGAATGGACTG GCTATGTGATTACCTGGAACCACAAGAAGATCAACGTCTACCGGCCGGATGTGGAGTGCACCAACGGAATCATACACGTCATCGACTATCCGATCCTCGAGGAGAAGGACGTGGTCGTCAGCGGAGGTAGCTATCTGACAGAATCAACCATTTGCATCACCTTGGCCAACCTCATAATGATAACAGTAGCAAAGCTCTTGAACTAA
- the LOC6499854 gene encoding fasciclin-1 isoform X11 translates to MFAKAALLMVLLCAASAATAADLADRLRDDSELSQFYSLLESNAIANSTLSLRSCTIFVPTNEAFQRYKSKTAHVLYHITTAAYSQQNLPNTISSDMDGNPPLYITKNSNGDIFVNNARIIPSLTVETNSGGKRQVMHIIDEVLEPLTAKSGDSDPISNPDALKFLQQAEQLNLDNFNVRTYRNQVTLAKKESVFKSPGTHTFLLPVDEGFKLSARSSLVDAKVIDGHMIPNTVIFTAAAQHDDPKTSAAFEDLLKVTVSFFKQKNGKMYVKSNTIVGDSKHREGVVLAEIVKANIPVRNGVVHLIHRPLMIIDTTVTQFLQSFKFMNENSENGALRKFYEVIMDNGGAVLDDINNLSEVTILAPSNEAWNSSKINNLLADRKKLRQILNMHIIKDRLNVEKIRQKNANLIAQVPTVNNNTFLYFNVRGEGSDAVITVEGGGVNATVIQADVAQTNGYVHIIDHVLGVPYTTVLGKLESDPMMSDTYKMGEFSHFNDQLNNTQRLFTYFVPRDKGWQKTELDYPSAHKKLFMPDFSYHSKSILERHLAIADRVYTMKDLVQYSQESGSVILPTFRDSLKIRVEEENGRYVITWNHKKINVYRPDVECTNGIIHVIDYPILEEKDVVVSGGSYLTESTICITLANLIMITVAKLLN, encoded by the exons ATGTTCGCCAAAGCAGCGCTGCTAATGGTGCTGCTCTGCGCCGCGAGCGCAGCCACCGCCGCCGACCTGGCGGACAGATTGCGCGATGACTCGGAACTCTCGCAG TTCTACAGCCTGTTGGAAAGCAATGCCATCGCCAACTCGACGCTCTCGCTGCGCAGCTGCACGATCTTTGTGCCCACCAATGAAGCCTTCCAGCGCTACAAGAGCAAAACTGCCCATGTGCTCTACCACATCA CAACTGCGGCGTACAGCCAACAGAATCTGCCCAACACCATTTCATCGGACATGGACGGCAATCCGCCACTCTACATCACAAAGAACTCCAATGGCGACATCTTTGTGAACAATGCCCGGATCATTCCCTCGCTGACCGTAGAGACGAACAGCGGTGGAAAGCGCCAG GTCATGCACATCATTGATGAGGTGCTGGAGCCGCTAACTGCCAAGTCTGGCGACTCGGACCCCATCAGCAATCCGGATGCCCTGAAGTTCCTGCAGCAGGCCGAGCAGCTCAACCTGGACAACTTCAATGTGCGCACTTATCGCAACCAAGTGACACTGGCCAAGAAGGAGTCTGTCTTCAAGTCTCCCGGAACGCACACCTTCCTCCTTCCCGTCGACGAGGGCTTCAAG CTCTCGGCTCGCAGCAGCTTGGTGGATGCTAAGGTCATCGATGGCCATATGATTCCAAACACTGTCATCTTCACTGCCGCCGCTCAGCACGACGATCCTAAGACTTCCGCCGCATTTGAGGATCTCCTCAAGGTTACCGTCAGCTTTTTCAAGCAAAAGAACGGAAAAA TGTACGTCAAGTCCAACACGATTGTGGGTGATAGTAAGCACCGGGAGGGAGTCGTCCTGGCCGAGATCGTCAAGGCCAACATTCCAGTGCGCAACGGAGTCGTCCATCTCATCCACCGCCCGCTGATGATCATCGATACGACGGTTACCCAATTCTTGCAG TCGTTCAAG TTCATGAAC GAGAACTCCGAGAATGGGGCGCTGCGCAAGTTCTACGAAGTAATCATGGACAACGGAGGAGCAGTCCTAGACGACATCAACAACCTATCCGAGGTGACCATTCTGGCCCCCAGCAATGAGGCTTGGAACTCATCCAAAATTAACAATCTTCTGGC AGATCGCAAAAAGTTGAGGCAAATCTTGAACATGCACATCATCAAGGACCGCTTGAACGTGGAAAAGATCCGGCAGAAGAATGCCAACTTG ATTGCCCAGGTACCCACAGTGAACAACAACACTTTCCTGTACTTCAACGTCCGCGGCGAGGGATCGGATGCCGTCATCACGGTCGAGGGTGGCGGTGTCAATGCCACCGTTATCCAAGCTGACGTGGCCCAGACCAATGGCTATGTCCACATCATCGATCATGTTTTGGGTGTGCCATACACCACTGTACTTGGAAAACTGGAGTCCGATCCCATGATGAG TGACACCTACAAGATGGGCGAGTTCTCGCACTTTAACGACCAGCTGAACAACACCCAGCGTCTCTTCACCTACTTCGTGCCCCGGGACAAGGGCTGGCAGAAGACCGAGCTGGATTACCCCTCCGCCCATAAGAAGCTCTTCATGCCCGACTTTTCCTATCAT TCCAAGTCCATTCTGGAGAGGCACTTGGCCATTGCAGATCGCGTTTACACCATGAAGGATCTGGTCCAATACTCACAGGAGAGCGGCAGCGTTATCCTGCCCACTTTCCGCGACTCGCTAAAAATTCGCGTGGAGGAGGAGAATGGAC GCTATGTGATTACCTGGAACCACAAGAAGATCAACGTCTACCGGCCGGATGTGGAGTGCACCAACGGAATCATACACGTCATCGACTATCCGATCCTCGAGGAGAAGGACGTGGTCGTCAGCGGAGGTAGCTATCTGACAGAATCAACCATTTGCATCACCTTGGCCAACCTCATAATGATAACAGTAGCAAAGCTCTTGAACTAA
- the LOC6499854 gene encoding fasciclin-1 isoform X12, with protein MFAKAALLMVLLCAASAATAADLADRLRDDSELSQFYSLLESNAIANSTLSLRSCTIFVPTNEAFQRYKSKTAHVLYHITTAAYSQQNLPNTISSDMDGNPPLYITKNSNGDIFVNNARIIPSLTVETNSGGKRQVMHIIDEVLEPLTAKSGDSDPISNPDALKFLQQAEQLNLDNFNVRTYRNQVTLAKKESVFKSPGTHTFLLPVDEGFKLSARSSLVDAKVIDGHMIPNTVIFTAAAQHDDPKTSAAFEDLLKVTVSFFKQKNGKMYVKSNTIVGDSKHREGVVLAEIVKANIPVRNGVVHLIHRPLMIIDTTVTQFLQSFKENSENGALRKFYEVIMDNGGAVLDDINNLSEVTILAPSNEAWNSSKINNLLADRKKLRQILNMHIIKDRLNVEKIRQKNANLIAQVPTVNNNTFLYFNVRGEGSDAVITVEGGGVNATVIQADVAQTNGYVHIIDHVLGVPYTTVLGKLESDPMMSDTYKMGEFSHFNDQLNNTQRLFTYFVPRDKGWQKTELDYPSAHKKLFMPDFSYHSKSILERHLAIADRVYTMKDLVQYSQESGSVILPTFRDSLKIRVEEENGRYVITWNHKKINVYRPDVECTNGIIHVIDYPILEEKDVVVSGGSYLTESTICITLANLIMITVAKLLN; from the exons ATGTTCGCCAAAGCAGCGCTGCTAATGGTGCTGCTCTGCGCCGCGAGCGCAGCCACCGCCGCCGACCTGGCGGACAGATTGCGCGATGACTCGGAACTCTCGCAG TTCTACAGCCTGTTGGAAAGCAATGCCATCGCCAACTCGACGCTCTCGCTGCGCAGCTGCACGATCTTTGTGCCCACCAATGAAGCCTTCCAGCGCTACAAGAGCAAAACTGCCCATGTGCTCTACCACATCA CAACTGCGGCGTACAGCCAACAGAATCTGCCCAACACCATTTCATCGGACATGGACGGCAATCCGCCACTCTACATCACAAAGAACTCCAATGGCGACATCTTTGTGAACAATGCCCGGATCATTCCCTCGCTGACCGTAGAGACGAACAGCGGTGGAAAGCGCCAG GTCATGCACATCATTGATGAGGTGCTGGAGCCGCTAACTGCCAAGTCTGGCGACTCGGACCCCATCAGCAATCCGGATGCCCTGAAGTTCCTGCAGCAGGCCGAGCAGCTCAACCTGGACAACTTCAATGTGCGCACTTATCGCAACCAAGTGACACTGGCCAAGAAGGAGTCTGTCTTCAAGTCTCCCGGAACGCACACCTTCCTCCTTCCCGTCGACGAGGGCTTCAAG CTCTCGGCTCGCAGCAGCTTGGTGGATGCTAAGGTCATCGATGGCCATATGATTCCAAACACTGTCATCTTCACTGCCGCCGCTCAGCACGACGATCCTAAGACTTCCGCCGCATTTGAGGATCTCCTCAAGGTTACCGTCAGCTTTTTCAAGCAAAAGAACGGAAAAA TGTACGTCAAGTCCAACACGATTGTGGGTGATAGTAAGCACCGGGAGGGAGTCGTCCTGGCCGAGATCGTCAAGGCCAACATTCCAGTGCGCAACGGAGTCGTCCATCTCATCCACCGCCCGCTGATGATCATCGATACGACGGTTACCCAATTCTTGCAG TCGTTCAAG GAGAACTCCGAGAATGGGGCGCTGCGCAAGTTCTACGAAGTAATCATGGACAACGGAGGAGCAGTCCTAGACGACATCAACAACCTATCCGAGGTGACCATTCTGGCCCCCAGCAATGAGGCTTGGAACTCATCCAAAATTAACAATCTTCTGGC AGATCGCAAAAAGTTGAGGCAAATCTTGAACATGCACATCATCAAGGACCGCTTGAACGTGGAAAAGATCCGGCAGAAGAATGCCAACTTG ATTGCCCAGGTACCCACAGTGAACAACAACACTTTCCTGTACTTCAACGTCCGCGGCGAGGGATCGGATGCCGTCATCACGGTCGAGGGTGGCGGTGTCAATGCCACCGTTATCCAAGCTGACGTGGCCCAGACCAATGGCTATGTCCACATCATCGATCATGTTTTGGGTGTGCCATACACCACTGTACTTGGAAAACTGGAGTCCGATCCCATGATGAG TGACACCTACAAGATGGGCGAGTTCTCGCACTTTAACGACCAGCTGAACAACACCCAGCGTCTCTTCACCTACTTCGTGCCCCGGGACAAGGGCTGGCAGAAGACCGAGCTGGATTACCCCTCCGCCCATAAGAAGCTCTTCATGCCCGACTTTTCCTATCAT TCCAAGTCCATTCTGGAGAGGCACTTGGCCATTGCAGATCGCGTTTACACCATGAAGGATCTGGTCCAATACTCACAGGAGAGCGGCAGCGTTATCCTGCCCACTTTCCGCGACTCGCTAAAAATTCGCGTGGAGGAGGAGAATGGAC GCTATGTGATTACCTGGAACCACAAGAAGATCAACGTCTACCGGCCGGATGTGGAGTGCACCAACGGAATCATACACGTCATCGACTATCCGATCCTCGAGGAGAAGGACGTGGTCGTCAGCGGAGGTAGCTATCTGACAGAATCAACCATTTGCATCACCTTGGCCAACCTCATAATGATAACAGTAGCAAAGCTCTTGAACTAA